The Dysgonomonas mossii nucleotide sequence TTTATGATTAACTGGTGACAAATCGTACTTTTTAAATATTCTGTTTACAATGTCAAAAATAGGCTTATTATTCAGATTATTATTAGAATAAAACTTTGAATGTAATTCTGCTATATATGCTATTTCAATATTAGGAATCTTTTCTAAAAGAGCTATCCATTTCAAACCTTCTTCGGCATTCTTTGAATTCAATACCAAATTACGAATCATTTCAGCATATGTTGATTTAGATTTTTCATTCGTAGCTACAATCTTAAATATTTCTTCTGCGATTTTATTAGAGTCTTTATCTTTAGATTGTATTCCCTGATATTTTCCAAATAAACCATAAGGATCAGCACCTTTTCTTATCGTAACAATAAGTATCTTTCGACCAATAGCTACTCCAACCTCTTGGTCACACCAATGACTTTTTATAAAATCTGGAGTAACGATTGCACATAAACCATTCATGCTAAATAAAGCTCGTTCGATTTCGACCATCCATTCTTTAGAAGGCTCAATATCTTCATGAGCTACAAATCCAGATATCGCATATTCCTCCAAACATATTTTTAAATTAGTCGCAGATGATTTATTTGCTGTTAAATGACTAATAAACATCTTGAAGAAACCAAGTTTCCAACATAGTGGTTCTTCAGCCAATATAAAGCTTTCTGATTTTAATAAACCTAACTCTTCCGCTATTTTAAGAATTTTCGTGGTAAGAACTCCTTCTAAGACTTTTTGGACATACACCTTCTTACTCCCATATCCATCTGATAATTTATTTATTCCATATTCAGTTAAATATAAGTCTATTTCATCATAGGTCATTCGTCTTTGTAATTCAACAGCAATAGAATGAATTAAATTTACTTTTTCTAAAGGAGTCATATTAATCAATATTTATAATATTTAGATAAAAATACTAATTTATAATTAAGTTTAAGTAAGTCGTGAAATAAATTGTTTTACAGGCTTTATTTATTCAATTCCTACATCTACTTCGGTTTTATATATA carries:
- a CDS encoding toll/interleukin-1 receptor domain-containing protein translates to MTPLEKVNLIHSIAVELQRRMTYDEIDLYLTEYGINKLSDGYGSKKVYVQKVLEGVLTTKILKIAEELGLLKSESFILAEEPLCWKLGFFKMFISHLTANKSSATNLKICLEEYAISGFVAHEDIEPSKEWMVEIERALFSMNGLCAIVTPDFIKSHWCDQEVGVAIGRKILIVTIRKGADPYGLFGKYQGIQSKDKDSNKIAEEIFKIVATNEKSKSTYAEMIRNLVLNSKNAEEGLKWIALLEKIPNIEIAYIAELHSKFYSNNNLNNKPIFDIVNRIFKKYDLSPVNHKTFMVSNLDLDDDLPF